TGGGATAATCCTGTTATGTTTATAGCTGTCAACAGGTTTGAATTACACTGAAGAAATGCAAGTTCCGGCATACTTGTAACATCCAATACCCCTGAAACCTGGTTGTCATTAAAATAAAGACTCTTAAGTGCTGACAAGCCTGTAAGGTTCAATGATGTCAAGTTATTTTCGACTGCATTCAGCCCTTCCAGATGCAATGCGCTTACATCAAGTGACGTAAGTTGATTGGTTTGAACTGAGAGGCTTTTTAAGTTTAGGAAAGCATTGATTCCGGTAAGGTCAGCAATATTGGAACTCCCTACACTAAGGGAATATACCGCAAGCGCCTCGCTTTCCTGAATTTCGCTATCATTGTTGGTGTCAATCTTAATCTTAAGATCATTCTCATCTTTTGCTATTAAAGAAAGAGGAGAGGCAGCCAGTAGTTTTGCCTTGAAATTAGCATCGGGAATATTGACGATCTGTGCTTTTACAAAAACTGATAACAGCAACAACATCAAGACAGTAAAGTTCTTTTTCATATGTTTTTTTGAGCGGCAAATATAAGACAATAATCCAATAAAAAAGCCGGTCATAAACGGGCAGATTATAGTAGTCTGAAAATTAAACTATTCCTTAACGAACTTCGCGGTCCAATTCCCGCCATCCGATAACACCTTTACAACATAATTACCCGTTGCCAGACCGGAAATATCGATGCGGTTATCACCAGATGCAGGTTTCACTTTAAGGATTTCCTGGCTAAGCATATTGTAGATTTCCACAGCGTTAATAGTAGCATTATTTTTAGAAGAAATATTCAAAACATCCTTCACCGGATTCGGGTATAAAGCAAACCCAAAAGTATTTTCATCATCAATCCCCAACGGAATCGCGACAGTCGTCACTGCAGTATTCGTAATAACAGGCGCATTATAATTGAAGTAAATCCCGGCAGTATTGCTTAACTGGTCACCCAAAACCAAAGTTGGTTTGGTCTTGATTTTGAAAATGACATACCCATCGTTATTGGCATCGTCGAATGGCAGCATGATGTTTTCGAAGATAAATTCGACCTGGTTGTCATTCGTAATTCTTGTAACAAAATGATGGCTTCCTGCTATTGGCGTCAATGTTGAAATATCGAATTTTGACGTATCGATCACGTCTTTTACAGTCACAATCGCAGCAGGATAATTCCCGGTATTTTCAAAACGGATTTTATAATGGACATACTCCCCTACCATTTGCGGGGTGATCGTGTCGCCTTCAAGACAGGTTTTGTCGTTTGGATCAATGGCGTTGAAGACAGTCTGGTTCAGTGTGGCGACGTTGTCCGCAGGCATTTCATCGGCGGTAAGATTCGCTGTTGCTGTAAATAGTATGACATCATCCAGGTTTAAAGGAGGTGTGTCGAGAGGCGTGTTCAGTGTAAACGCGAATTCGAATTCCTTTATGCCAAAAATGGGAAGGTCCGTGTAATTCCAACTAAGGACATTTGAAGTCTGTCCTGAAACGGAAGGATTTGCCGATAAGAAATCCATCACCGCACCATTAAACATCAATTGCAATGTCCCGGATGCCAATACCGTGCCGTTATTTTTTATCCGCATCCTGTAATGCACATCAAAACCCGGTACAGCCGTATTGATAGGAAACAGGGAAACCTCCACATCAGGGTGATCCCCATCTGATGTGATGCAGAAATCCTGTATAGAAGGCACTGCCGCTCCAGGAAAAGTGGTTGTCACCGAGGCAGGTGAAATCTGGTAATACGGAGAAGGAATTACCGGTGTAATCGTATGCGTCCCTGCCTGTACGCGAATCGAATAGTTCCCGCTTTCATCATCAAACACGGTACCTTGCACCGTTCCGTTGGTAATGTTAAGTTTCAGCGAAGGGATAATGGAGTCTGAGGCATCGCAACCGTCATTCACCATATCGTATTTGTGCTGCCCCTGCATCGTATAAAAAGCGCCATATGTAAATGTGCAATACGAATTGACCTCGCAGGTAGTATTGCCAGCAATCAGTAATGAATTCTGGACTTCGCTCAACTCATCCTCATCGTCATCAACGCATACATACTGCAGGTTGGGGTTGTCGTTAAGATCAACGTCAAAGGTGATGTATCCGCCTTTTAAGAATAGGGAAACCAGCTGGTTATTGTTGCAATTGAGCATATGCGCATTGGCCCTGCCGGCATCCAATGTAGTCAAAAGATTGTTGGAGCAATCAATTTCTTCCATGTAAGGACAATTTGAAATGTTCAGGTAAGTGAGCAGGTTGTTATTGCAACTCAGAAAAGCCGTTTGCTGTCCGGACACATCCAACGATGCCATTTGGTTGTAACTGCAGTCAAAGTTGGTATCGATAGGGTTACCGGCCAGGTTTATTGACGTAAGCTGGTTGTGGCTGCACGTAAGATTTTCAAATCCATGTGTCCATCCGGTGAAATCAAGTGAAGTCAACAGGTTATAATTACAGGCTAAATCAATACCTCCTGCGGTACTTATGGGAGCGTCTGCCAATACCAATGATGTGAGCAGGTTATGGTCGCACCATACTTTCCATAAATTGCCCATTCCTGTAAGGCTCAGGGTGCTGAGTTGGTTTCCAGAGCATATCAACTGTATGATTTTTGTATTTGCTGAAAGATCCAGTGCTGACAGCATGTTATTTTCACAGTTAAGATGCTCGAGACTCACCAGATCAGAAATATCAATAGTTGACAGGCTATTGGAATTGCAATACAATGAAGACAGGTTTGCAAGCCCGTCAAGATTCAGGGACGTAATATTATTATTCGCACAAGACAAAGAAACAAGCCAGGGC
This genomic stretch from Flavobacterium pallidum harbors:
- a CDS encoding DUF7619 domain-containing protein; the protein is MKKYYFLFSLTLLSFAAKAQIVNIPDASFKAKLLSSSTANSVARNSNGQTMKIDANSDGEIQVSEALLVYQLNAGGVSAIASVTGLEAFTNIRVLSLRNDNLTTLDVSMLTNLTNLECGLNDNLSSLDVSGLAYLTEIHCDIGNLTSLNLSGLTALTTLSCWQNEITSLQIAGLPNLQSVNCSDNELAVLDLTGLTGLLGLNCSNNHLSSLNTNDSSSITGLNIDGNNFTVFNASVLPWLVSLSCANNNITSLNLDGLANLSSLYCNSNSLSTIDISDLVSLEHLNCENNMLSALDLSANTKIIQLICSGNQLSTLSLTGMGNLWKVWCDHNLLTSLVLADAPISTAGGIDLACNYNLLTSLDFTGWTHGFENLTCSHNQLTSINLAGNPIDTNFDCSYNQMASLDVSGQQTAFLSCNNNLLTYLNISNCPYMEEIDCSNNLLTTLDAGRANAHMLNCNNNQLVSLFLKGGYITFDVDLNDNPNLQYVCVDDDEDELSEVQNSLLIAGNTTCEVNSYCTFTYGAFYTMQGQHKYDMVNDGCDASDSIIPSLKLNITNGTVQGTVFDDESGNYSIRVQAGTHTITPVIPSPYYQISPASVTTTFPGAAVPSIQDFCITSDGDHPDVEVSLFPINTAVPGFDVHYRMRIKNNGTVLASGTLQLMFNGAVMDFLSANPSVSGQTSNVLSWNYTDLPIFGIKEFEFAFTLNTPLDTPPLNLDDVILFTATANLTADEMPADNVATLNQTVFNAIDPNDKTCLEGDTITPQMVGEYVHYKIRFENTGNYPAAIVTVKDVIDTSKFDISTLTPIAGSHHFVTRITNDNQVEFIFENIMLPFDDANNDGYVIFKIKTKPTLVLGDQLSNTAGIYFNYNAPVITNTAVTTVAIPLGIDDENTFGFALYPNPVKDVLNISSKNNATINAVEIYNMLSQEILKVKPASGDNRIDISGLATGNYVVKVLSDGGNWTAKFVKE